The Nyctibius grandis isolate bNycGra1 chromosome 3, bNycGra1.pri, whole genome shotgun sequence genome window below encodes:
- the SYCP2L gene encoding synaptonemal complex protein 2-like, whose translation MSLLEDFFDSALVICKCSNEGKKKLVNLFLPELGHLVTEANICCALRQEALRTLNSILDSVPREERKKFPLSEEMCLLTKDLAKTILEVGDYDLQVALSEALCRLMTKKWRDDLVHHWFEDNYLAEAFKEIKDREFETDCRKFLNQLNERLGDERRVYSFPCISVFVDMNEVKKPSDEKLEEFWIDFNTGSQSVTFYVDSNEGALWESVRLLKEEVSSYRLKEDGGEKIVKIYMKNPATLNKTEATKIKISFSAEFEILSILRKVLGDEKMMINVAEEASVHAGKEAKQNEAVIPESTNSQGRKDPSNSENMDSLSDNLASQQSQQLTDAKMVNSVTVITASQQTDMEDANQAKQSKTPSPRMKAKPSEKPLEEEPTEESTPKILQLSPFQKDATLEKRNRKTSLAKQRTEDRKEIYDFENSDSASHEKVTEAKGKILGQKVSSQNQRNYETGNKNEESNKLERRPSDYRKHLFSESNNENTSTGQSEKSWILDSRKPSLPKSLDYTRKKPRVRSKLKVLPVSSASSGSDYPTKKQAASRRRAQKEMLRKKSTSSSKGDDLPTVDLADETHSEELEGDPLALDAPAKGHSSDEEKATQKFLDASGKLSREEESFKRKDSDILSGTVIKKPKFSSWETSNLSSDASYKPRKLFDSVEKEEEIQTGQEMADGVDDAFFSKVLQEDFSDSGVITAFGSFIGQLKKLFSLHHKRMETSTQNALRTSEKNVSALLKQIHECRLSKLETFQKIVVEELANLEKETQVLAKMEKDAVDFWNTQLLKLSTFCNEQKQRIQSVDSALGETAKSFTDTIQNTMYERPMNSVENDVFVVPSD comes from the exons ATGTCACTTCTTGAAGACTTCTTTGACTCTGCATTG GTGATTTGCAAGTGTAGTAATGAAG GGAAGAAAAAGCTGgtgaatttatttttacctgAACTAGGGCATCTAGTGACAGAAGCAAATATTTGCTGCGCTCTGCGGCAGGAG GCTTTGAGGACCCTGAACTCTATACTTGACAGTGTCCCAcgggaggagagaaagaaattccCTCTGTCTGAGGAGATGTGCTTGCTCAC GAAAGACCTTGCAAAAACTATACTGGAGGTTGGTG ATTATGACCTTCAGGTTGCCCTTTCAGAAGCACTTTGTAGgttaatgacaaaaaaatggaGGGATGACCTTGTTCACCACTGGTTTGAAGATAACTATCTTGCTGAAGCTTTCAAAGAGATCAAGGATAGAGAATTTGAGACG GACTGCAGAAAATTTCTTAACCAGCTAAATGAAAGGCTTGGGGATGAAAGGAG agtCTATTCATTTCCTTGCATATCTGTGTTCGTTGACATGAACGAG GTGAAGAAGCCATCGGATGAGAAGCTGGAGGAGTTCTGGATTGACTTCAACACCGGCAGCCAGAGTGTGACTTTCTACGTGGACAGTAACGAG GGTGCTCTTTGGGAGTCTGTGAGGCTGTTGAAAGAAGAAGTCAGCAGTTACCGCCTGAAGG AGGATGGTGGAGAAAAGATTGTTAAAATTTACATGAAGAATCCTGCTACTCttaacaaaacagaagcaacaaaaatcaaaatatctttTAGTGCTGAGTTTGAAATCTTAAGTATACTTAGAAAAGTCCTGGGAGATGAAAAAATGATG ATAAATGTGGCTGAAGAGGCATCTGTCCATGCTGGGAAGGAAGCCAAGCAGAATGAAGcag TGATACCCGAGTCCACTAACTCACAGGGGAGGAAAGACCCTTCAAACTCTGAAAACATGGACTCTCTATCAGACAACTTAGCCTCTCAGCAGAGCCAACAGTTAACAGACGCT AAAATGGTTAACTCTGTCACCGTGATTACAGCGAGCCAGCAGACTGACATGGAAGATGCTAACCAAG CAAAACAGTCGAAAACTccatctccaaggatgaaaGCTAAGCCTAG TGAGAAGCCCCTAGAAGAAGAACCCACAGAGGAGTCAACACCAAAG ATCTTGCAACTCTCTCCTTTTCAGAAGGATGCTAccctggaaaagagaaacagaaaaacaagtttgGCCAAGCAGAGGACTGAAGACAG GAAGGAAATCTATGACTTTGAGAACTCTGACTCTGCAAGTCATGAAAAG GTCACTGAAGCCAAAGGAAAGATTCTTGGCCAGAAAGTTTCTTCACAAAATCAGAG GAATTATGAAACGGGAAACAAGAATGAGGAATCAAACAAGCTCGAGAGAAGGCCA TCTGATTACAGGAAACATCTTTTCTCTGAAAGCAACAATGAAAATACAAGCACTGGTCAGAGTGAAAAAAGCTGGATCCTTGACTCTCGGAAACCGTCGTTGCCAAAATCTCTTGACTATACCCGAAAAAAACCAAGGGTGAGAAGTAAATTAAAAG TGCTTCCAGTGTCTTCCGCAAGTAGTGGCAGTGACTACCCGACAAAGAAG CAGGCAGCATCAAGGCGAAGAGCTCAAAAGGAgatgctaaggaaaaaaagcacatccaGCTCCAAGGGAGATGATTTACCTACAGTGGATCTtgctg ATGAAACGCACTCAGAGGAGCTCGAAGGGGATCCGCTAGCACTTGATGCACCTGCCAAGGGCCATTCCAGCGACGAGGAGAAGGCCACGCAG AAGTTTCTTGATGCATCTGGCAAATTAtcaagagaagaagaaagttttaaGCGGAAGGACTCAG ATATATTAAGCGGCACTGTCATAAAAAAGCCTAAATTTTCCAGTTGGGAAACAAGTAATTTGTCCTCTGACGCTTCCTATAAACCAAGGAAACTTTTTGATTCAgtagagaaggaagaggagatcCAAACAG GTCAGGAAATGGCTGATGGTGTGGatgatgcatttttctccaagGTACTGCAGGAAGACTTCAGTGATTCAGGGGTGATTACTGCATTTGGAAGTTTTATTGGCCAACTAAAGAAGTTGTTCTCG TTGCACCACAAGAGGATGGAGACTAGCACGCAGAACGCCCTGAGGACTTCGGAGAAGAATGTGTCCGCCCTGCTGAAGCAGATACATGAGTGCAG GCTGAGTAAGCTGGAGACCTTCCAGAAGATTGTTGTTGAAGAGCTTGCCAATCTTGAGAAGGAAACTCAAGTCTTGGCAAAGATGGAGAAGGATGCAGTG GACTTCTGGAACACGCAGTTGCTCAAACTGAGTACTTTCTGCAACGAGCAAAAGCAAAG AATTCAGTCTGTTGACTCGGCCCTGGGTGAAACTGCAAAGAGTTTTACTGACACTATCCAGAATACAATG tATGAACGCCCAATGAACTCAGTAGAAAACGACGTGTTTGTTGTTCCTTCTGACTAG